A window of Synergistaceae bacterium contains these coding sequences:
- a CDS encoding NADP oxidoreductase: MTKSTEPAKPKMASVWLEACAGCHMSFLDMDERLLELFKKVEITSTPISDIKEIPEVTVGVIEGGLGNEEELHIAKNLREKCKILIAWGDCAVFGGINCLRNFIKVEDLLREAYTDTVTTVNPTGVIPHGGPLPHDGVPALLPQAMPVDRAVKVDIYVPGCPPDADTIAFVFNEILDGRIPKVPQEMMRYD; encoded by the coding sequence ATGACGAAAAGTACTGAACCCGCCAAGCCCAAAATGGCCTCCGTGTGGCTTGAGGCCTGTGCCGGTTGCCATATGTCCTTTCTGGATATGGACGAGCGGCTGCTGGAACTATTTAAGAAAGTGGAGATAACGTCCACGCCCATCAGCGACATTAAAGAAATTCCCGAGGTGACGGTGGGCGTGATCGAAGGAGGATTGGGCAACGAGGAGGAGCTGCACATCGCCAAGAACCTTCGCGAAAAATGCAAGATCTTGATCGCTTGGGGTGATTGCGCCGTGTTTGGCGGCATTAACTGCCTGAGGAATTTCATAAAGGTGGAGGACCTCCTGCGCGAGGCTTACACGGACACCGTCACCACCGTCAATCCCACGGGGGTCATTCCCCACGGTGGACCGCTTCCCCACGACGGCGTCCCCGCGCTTCTCCCTCAGGCCATGCCGGTGGACCGAGCGGTGAAAGTAGACATATACGTGCCGGGGTGTCCGCCGGACGCGGATACTATCGCGTTTGTGTTTAACGAGATCCTCGACGGGCGAATACCGAAGGTTCCGCAGGAGATGATGCGTTATGACTGA
- a CDS encoding molybdopterin-dependent oxidoreductase, which translates to MIKKLSDSRSSLVAGSLLTSTETKTIKMFIDGKECVGSKGDTILEVAKKNGIDSIPTLCWMKGLSSVGACRMCVVEPENADGKPSGRMLTACTSPAEEGMRINTSTEKLVSYRRQVLELLFAGRNHFCMFCSQSGDCDLQTRAIAHGMDSVRYPFLYAEFKNDTTDSRIQADHNRCILCQRCVRTCSEKVGACTLGLKGRGWATTVDADFGSTIGLSETCVECGACAQVCPTGTITLRDLAYRGRRKDCDAIVDTLCPICAIGCEIKVYVRTGSIVRVEGTNVDGPDGGQLCAAGRFGLPKSSEQPRITRPMIRSGSSFREASWAEALSLVAAKIRENSVSGKMGALISSLATDEELAVFASFKEAVSSIKMESYQGSVMRGFYNGAKSLADQGTRPLTAAHHILDSDAIVLVEADPQKALPVAASYIRVAVLHKGAKLIYVGKEKLFKAGTPFPGITDLEAEDLFDPKVKELLLDAKKPIFVLGSAPLSDDTTVSKILNFAIERGAFFGDGLGIVPLLGHSNALGSLNTVMALDSWLEEEQDFLYVYSTGLVQESPKALSAMSSAGFTVVQTPFMLSPLTNLADVILPAPAWFERSGHLCTLEGERRRVSKIIDPIPGLKGFGEVLQIICGRLGLTMKAPSTVPRENTFQSRATPDPTQPSQAPDHAGGPAVSKVSSATSVTTREA; encoded by the coding sequence ATGATAAAGAAACTAAGCGACTCACGCAGCTCCCTCGTCGCTGGTTCGCTGCTTACGTCGACCGAAACAAAAACCATCAAGATGTTTATTGACGGCAAGGAGTGCGTGGGCTCCAAGGGAGACACCATTCTGGAGGTGGCGAAAAAGAACGGGATCGATTCCATCCCGACCCTCTGCTGGATGAAGGGCCTTAGCAGCGTGGGGGCTTGTCGCATGTGCGTCGTGGAGCCGGAGAACGCCGACGGAAAACCCAGCGGACGGATGCTTACAGCCTGTACCTCTCCGGCGGAGGAGGGCATGAGGATCAACACCTCCACGGAGAAACTCGTATCCTATCGCCGCCAGGTTCTGGAACTGCTCTTCGCGGGGCGCAATCATTTCTGCATGTTCTGCTCCCAAAGCGGCGACTGCGACCTCCAGACTCGCGCCATTGCCCATGGCATGGACAGCGTCCGCTACCCTTTCCTTTACGCCGAGTTCAAAAACGACACCACCGACTCCCGCATTCAGGCGGACCACAACCGCTGCATTTTGTGTCAGCGCTGCGTGAGAACCTGTTCGGAAAAAGTGGGAGCTTGCACCCTGGGCCTGAAAGGACGGGGCTGGGCCACCACCGTAGACGCCGACTTCGGCAGCACCATCGGGCTCTCCGAGACCTGTGTGGAATGCGGAGCCTGCGCCCAGGTCTGTCCCACTGGAACGATCACCCTGAGGGACCTGGCCTATCGCGGCCGCCGTAAAGACTGCGACGCCATAGTCGACACTCTTTGTCCCATTTGCGCCATAGGGTGCGAAATCAAGGTTTACGTCCGCACGGGTAGCATTGTTCGAGTGGAGGGAACCAACGTGGACGGACCCGACGGCGGGCAGCTTTGCGCGGCGGGACGTTTCGGCCTGCCGAAATCCAGCGAGCAGCCCCGGATAACAAGGCCCATGATTCGCAGCGGCTCTAGTTTCCGGGAAGCGTCTTGGGCTGAGGCTCTTTCTCTCGTCGCCGCCAAAATAAGGGAAAACTCTGTAAGTGGGAAAATGGGCGCCTTGATCTCCTCTTTGGCCACGGACGAAGAATTGGCCGTGTTCGCCAGTTTCAAGGAGGCCGTGAGTTCCATCAAAATGGAAAGCTACCAGGGCTCTGTCATGCGCGGCTTCTACAACGGGGCCAAATCTCTTGCTGACCAGGGAACGCGTCCCCTCACGGCCGCCCATCACATCCTGGATTCCGACGCCATCGTGCTAGTGGAAGCCGATCCCCAGAAAGCCCTTCCCGTGGCCGCCAGTTACATTAGAGTGGCCGTTCTTCACAAGGGCGCGAAGCTGATTTATGTGGGCAAAGAAAAACTCTTCAAGGCTGGTACCCCGTTTCCCGGCATCACCGACCTGGAGGCGGAGGACCTCTTTGACCCAAAGGTCAAAGAGTTGCTGCTTGATGCGAAAAAGCCCATTTTTGTTTTAGGGAGCGCCCCCCTGTCCGATGATACGACCGTAAGCAAGATCCTGAACTTCGCCATCGAGCGAGGAGCGTTTTTCGGCGACGGTCTAGGGATCGTCCCTCTGTTGGGCCACAGTAACGCCCTAGGATCTCTCAACACGGTTATGGCGTTGGATTCTTGGCTAGAGGAGGAACAGGACTTCCTCTATGTTTACTCCACAGGTCTGGTCCAGGAAAGCCCGAAGGCCCTGAGTGCCATGTCCAGTGCCGGTTTTACCGTGGTACAGACGCCTTTCATGCTGTCGCCTCTGACGAACTTGGCCGATGTGATTCTGCCCGCGCCAGCTTGGTTCGAGAGAAGCGGACACCTCTGCACTCTGGAGGGGGAGCGGCGCCGGGTGTCGAAAATCATCGATCCCATCCCCGGCTTGAAGGGTTTTGGCGAGGTTCTTCAAATCATCTGCGGCCGTTTGGGGCTCACGATGAAGGCCCCTTCCACCGTCCCCCGCGAAAACACCTTCCAATCCAGAGCGACCCCCGACCCAACCCAACCTTCGCAGGCCCCGGACCACGCTGGAGGGCCGGCGGTCTCCAAAGTTTCATCCGCGACTTCAGTGACGACAAGGGAGGCGTAA
- the nuoF gene encoding NADH-quinone oxidoreductase subunit NuoF, which yields MSDYRSHVLVCNGTGCASSHGVVVVDKLKSELERQNLSNEILVVPTGCHGMCEMGPIVVVYPEGTFYCRVKPDDIPNLVEEHLLKGHPVESLMYKDREGQSIPNYKKIPFYGKQHRVALQNCGYINPADIEEYIARDGYEGLAKALGEMTPQAVIDEVKKSGLRGRGGGGFPTGVKWGFCASSPGPKKYVICNADEGDPGAFMDRSILEGDPHAVIEGMAIGAYAMGADEGYIYCRAEYPLAIRRLRQAISQAEESGLLGENIFNSGFNFAVHVKEGAGAFVCGEETALMASIEGQRGMPRPRPPFPAISGLWAKPSNINNVETWANVPQILHKGGDWYASMGTDKSKGTKVFALTGKVKHTGLVEVPMGIPLREIIYDIGGGILDDPSGAPKEFKAVQIGGPSGGCLTKDHLDVPITYESLPALGAIMGSGGLVVMDEENCMVDIARFFLEFTQRESCGKCTPCREGTKQMLLLLEKICGGHGEMKDIDLLEELGLMVKEMSLCGLGQTAPNPVLTTLRYFRDEYEAHIRDHKCPAGSCQALLSYSIVQNACKKCGLCAKNCPVHCIPGGRAEGYAIITERCIKCGTCFTKCPFGAIAKG from the coding sequence ATGTCGGATTATCGCTCGCACGTGTTGGTCTGCAACGGGACAGGTTGCGCGTCCAGCCATGGGGTCGTCGTCGTCGATAAACTCAAAAGCGAACTTGAACGGCAGAATCTTTCGAACGAAATTTTGGTGGTTCCCACAGGATGTCATGGGATGTGTGAAATGGGACCCATTGTGGTCGTTTACCCTGAGGGAACCTTCTATTGCCGGGTCAAACCAGATGACATCCCGAACTTGGTCGAAGAACATCTCCTGAAAGGACACCCCGTGGAATCTTTAATGTATAAAGACCGCGAGGGTCAAAGCATTCCCAACTACAAAAAAATTCCCTTTTACGGAAAACAACACCGGGTCGCCCTTCAAAACTGCGGCTACATCAACCCGGCGGATATCGAGGAGTACATCGCCAGAGACGGCTACGAGGGGCTGGCCAAGGCCCTGGGGGAGATGACGCCCCAAGCTGTCATCGATGAGGTCAAAAAGTCGGGCCTGAGGGGTCGAGGGGGTGGAGGCTTTCCCACCGGCGTCAAGTGGGGGTTTTGCGCGTCCTCGCCAGGGCCCAAAAAGTACGTCATCTGCAACGCGGACGAGGGGGACCCGGGCGCGTTCATGGACCGCTCTATTCTCGAGGGCGACCCTCACGCGGTGATCGAGGGTATGGCTATTGGTGCCTACGCTATGGGAGCCGATGAAGGATACATTTACTGCCGGGCGGAATATCCTCTGGCGATTCGGCGGCTGCGGCAGGCCATCAGTCAGGCCGAGGAGTCCGGCCTTTTGGGGGAGAACATCTTCAATTCCGGTTTCAACTTCGCTGTGCATGTCAAAGAGGGGGCGGGAGCTTTCGTCTGTGGGGAGGAAACGGCGCTGATGGCCTCCATCGAGGGACAGAGGGGAATGCCCCGCCCGAGGCCTCCTTTTCCCGCGATTTCCGGCCTTTGGGCCAAACCCAGCAACATCAACAACGTGGAAACATGGGCCAACGTTCCGCAAATCCTCCATAAAGGTGGAGACTGGTATGCCTCTATGGGTACGGACAAATCCAAGGGCACGAAGGTCTTTGCTCTCACGGGCAAGGTCAAACACACGGGCCTTGTGGAGGTTCCCATGGGTATCCCCCTGCGAGAGATCATCTACGATATCGGCGGCGGCATCCTGGACGACCCCAGTGGGGCGCCTAAAGAGTTCAAGGCTGTGCAGATTGGAGGGCCCAGCGGCGGCTGCTTGACGAAAGACCACCTGGACGTCCCCATCACCTATGAGTCCTTGCCCGCTTTGGGGGCCATTATGGGGTCCGGGGGACTCGTGGTCATGGACGAGGAAAATTGTATGGTGGACATCGCCCGGTTTTTCTTGGAGTTCACCCAAAGGGAGTCCTGCGGAAAATGCACGCCTTGTCGCGAGGGAACGAAGCAGATGCTTCTGTTGCTCGAAAAAATTTGCGGGGGACATGGAGAGATGAAAGACATCGATCTCTTGGAGGAACTGGGGCTCATGGTCAAGGAAATGTCTCTTTGCGGACTGGGACAGACGGCCCCCAACCCCGTCCTGACCACCCTGCGCTACTTCAGGGACGAGTACGAGGCCCACATCCGGGATCACAAGTGTCCGGCGGGATCCTGCCAAGCTCTACTCTCCTATTCCATCGTGCAGAATGCCTGCAAAAAGTGTGGCCTTTGCGCTAAGAACTGCCCTGTCCACTGCATTCCCGGCGGCAGAGCCGAAGGGTACGCGATCATAACCGAAAGATGCATCAAGTGCGGCACGTGTTTCACCAAGTGCCCATTTGGCGCTATAGCCAAAGGATAG
- the nuoE gene encoding NADH-quinone oxidoreductase subunit NuoE gives MNLSAEEMRKKVLEIIDPWRGREGGLIPILQALQGAMGYVAEPAVKIVSEELKIPMSEIYSVATFYAQFHLTPRGRHVVRVCRGTACHVRGSLKILDAIKEQTGCAENGTTEDLRFSLEPVACLGACGLAPVMVVDDQTFGRSAPDGVRAILEQFL, from the coding sequence ATGAATTTATCTGCCGAGGAAATGCGGAAGAAAGTTTTAGAAATCATCGATCCATGGCGAGGCCGAGAAGGAGGGCTGATTCCGATACTTCAGGCGTTGCAGGGGGCTATGGGCTATGTGGCGGAGCCCGCGGTCAAAATTGTCTCCGAGGAGTTGAAGATCCCTATGTCCGAAATCTACAGTGTCGCCACGTTTTACGCCCAGTTTCACCTAACGCCGAGGGGACGGCACGTGGTTCGGGTGTGCCGCGGAACGGCCTGTCACGTGCGCGGCAGCCTGAAGATTCTGGACGCGATAAAAGAACAGACGGGATGCGCCGAGAACGGGACCACGGAGGATCTCCGTTTTTCTTTGGAGCCCGTCGCGTGTTTGGGAGCCTGCGGCCTCGCGCCCGTCATGGTCGTGGACGATCAGACCTTCGGACGATCCGCGCCCGACGGAGTGCGCGCTATTTTGGAACAATTCTTGTGA